Proteins from a genomic interval of Brucella intermedia LMG 3301:
- a CDS encoding IS110 family transposase, whose translation MFHVVGLDPAGHHPIQKATFRRDTVLQFFEGATPTIVGIEACPGSPWLARKLQGFGHTVRIVAAKFVEPFVKSNKSDIIDAEAIAGAVTRPTMRFVEVRTSDQIDVQALHRVRGTRPPPGSAHQGYMPDARLLPRILHCDASGAGKFKADMPRVLEDEDNDLSAPMRQLLMSLFEDIRYLEQRIAEVSRQIEAAANADDTARRLMTVPGIGALTATGLLAAAGTGRQFKRTRDMAAWLGLVPRGHSTGGKTTLLGISKRGRYIGNRVHGLCNIISQRSVSY comes from the coding sequence GTGTTCCACGTCGTCGGATTGGACCCTGCTGGTCATCATCCAATACAAAAGGCGACTTTCCGGCGTGACACTGTCCTGCAATTCTTCGAAGGAGCTACGCCGACAATCGTTGGAATAGAGGCATGCCCCGGTTCACCGTGGCTGGCGAGGAAGCTCCAAGGCTTTGGCCACACAGTTCGAATTGTTGCTGCAAAATTTGTGGAGCCCTTCGTCAAATCCAACAAAAGTGACATCATTGATGCCGAAGCTATAGCCGGGGCCGTGACACGGCCAACAATGCGGTTTGTCGAGGTGCGTACGTCTGATCAGATCGATGTTCAGGCACTGCATAGAGTACGAGGTACGAGACCGCCTCCTGGCTCAGCGCACCAGGGTTATATGCCAGATGCGCGCCTTCTGCCTCGAATACTGCATTGCGATGCATCAGGGGCGGGTAAGTTCAAGGCGGACATGCCGAGGGTCCTGGAGGATGAGGACAACGACCTGTCGGCACCAATGCGGCAGTTGCTTATGTCTCTCTTCGAGGACATTCGCTATCTTGAGCAAAGAATTGCTGAAGTGAGCCGTCAGATCGAAGCAGCGGCCAACGCGGACGATACCGCCCGTCGCCTCATGACTGTTCCCGGCATCGGGGCATTGACTGCTACTGGGCTATTGGCTGCAGCGGGAACGGGTCGCCAGTTCAAAAGGACTCGCGACATGGCCGCCTGGTTGGGACTTGTTCCGCGAGGGCATTCAACTGGAGGGAAAACCACATTACTGGGTATCAGCAAGCGGGGAAGGTATATTGGCAACAGAGTACATGGCCTATGCAATATAATCTCACAGCGAAGCGTCTCCTATTAA
- a CDS encoding site-specific integrase produces the protein MSSSSSSSIEKRTETLDTIAAVLPLSRRGRLAGILTDEDVETLRHLVNEGMGENTLRALTSDLAYLEAWSMAATGRPLPFPAPEALLLNFVAHHLWRPQQREIEPEHGMPSTVEQVLRSQGFLRVSGPHAPATVRRRLANWSTLTRWRGLEGAFSSPAVKSAIRLAVRAINRPPSRKSASAITGDILGKLLATCSGEDLTALRDRAILMVAFASGGRRRSEIAGLRVEQFVKQVPVTDDDGSPLPSLAIHLGRTKTSGADQDEMVYLTGRPVEALTRWLEAAKIDKGSVFRKVDRWGNVSARALEPSAVNRIVKQRAQMAGLDASEFSAHGLRSGYLTEAANRGIPLPEAMEQSRHRSVQQASNYYNNAKRRSGRASRLL, from the coding sequence ATGAGCAGCTCGTCGTCAAGTTCGATTGAAAAACGCACCGAGACTTTAGATACGATAGCGGCTGTTCTGCCGCTGAGCCGCCGCGGCAGGCTCGCCGGGATATTGACGGATGAGGATGTCGAAACGCTGCGTCATCTGGTCAATGAAGGCATGGGCGAAAACACGCTGCGGGCCCTGACGTCGGACCTGGCCTATCTCGAAGCCTGGTCAATGGCCGCAACCGGCAGACCCCTCCCCTTTCCCGCACCGGAAGCCCTGCTCCTGAACTTCGTGGCCCATCATCTGTGGCGGCCGCAGCAGCGCGAAATCGAACCCGAGCACGGCATGCCGTCCACTGTGGAGCAGGTATTGCGCAGCCAAGGCTTTCTGCGTGTGTCCGGACCGCATGCGCCGGCAACCGTGCGCCGGCGTCTGGCCAACTGGTCGACGCTGACCCGCTGGCGCGGCCTGGAAGGGGCGTTTTCGTCACCGGCCGTCAAATCGGCGATCAGGCTTGCGGTCCGCGCCATTAACCGACCACCAAGCCGCAAGAGTGCCAGCGCCATCACTGGTGATATCCTCGGCAAGCTGCTGGCGACCTGTTCCGGCGAGGATCTCACCGCTTTGCGGGATCGGGCCATCCTGATGGTGGCCTTTGCCTCGGGCGGACGAAGGCGCAGTGAAATTGCGGGCTTGCGCGTAGAACAGTTTGTCAAACAGGTGCCTGTCACTGACGACGATGGTTCTCCCCTCCCCTCGCTCGCCATTCATCTCGGCCGGACCAAAACCAGTGGCGCCGATCAGGACGAGATGGTCTATCTGACCGGACGACCCGTCGAAGCCCTCACGCGCTGGCTGGAAGCCGCCAAAATCGACAAGGGCAGCGTGTTTCGCAAAGTGGATCGTTGGGGCAACGTTTCCGCGCGGGCTCTGGAACCGAGCGCGGTCAACCGGATCGTCAAGCAACGCGCGCAAATGGCTGGTCTCGATGCAAGTGAATTCTCCGCGCACGGCCTGCGCTCCGGCTATCTCACCGAAGCAGCCAATCGTGGCATTCCGCTGCCCGAAGCCATGGAACAATCCCGCCATCGCTCCGTCCAGCAGGCCTCCAACTATTACAACAACGCCAAACGGCGCAGCGGGAGGGCGTCGCGGCTATTGTAA